The sequence below is a genomic window from Thermus hydrothermalis.
CCTCGCCCCCGCCCCGGACACCTATCTCCTGCCCCTCCCCCAAAGCCTTCCCGGGCAGGAGGTGGAGGGCCTTTTCCTCTCGCAGAAGCCCCTCGAGGCCTACGAGGCCCGGGGAACCCTCTGGGCCCGCTTTGCCCTGAGGGAGGGGGAGGCCCTGGAGCTAAGGTTCCGCCTGAAGACGTATCCCGTGCGGGAAAGCCCCCCGTGGCGCAAGGCCCTCCTCCGCGAGCCCCCGGAGGCTTGGCCGGGGATTTTGGCCCACCGGGGGCACAGGGTGGAAAGGGCCTTGGGCTTCCTCCTCTCGGGAAGGCCCCACACCTGGTTCCTAGTGGACGGCGTCCCCCTAGACCCCCTCCTCCACCAGGCCCTCCAGGAAAACCCCGCCCACCTCCTCCCCCTGGGCGTGGCCCCCGACCCCGGGGTCTACCTGGGAGGGCACGAGGGAAAGCGCCTCCTCCTCCTTCGGGCTCCTTGGCCTGGGGAGGAGGGCCTCCTTTGGCAAGAGCTCCGCTCCCTCAGGCCCGACCCCTTACCCCCTTTAAGGGCCATGGCCTTCGCCTCCTTGGGGCTTTCCGCCCTGGGCTTCCCCACGGGGCCCTGGCCCTACCTTCCCTACCTCGCCCTGGTGGCCTTCCGGCAGGGCCCCGCCCTCAAGGACCTCTTGCGAAGAAGCCCCCGCCACGCCCTGGAAAGCCTTCTCTTCCACGCCTTCGCCCTTTCCGTAAGCCTTAACCCAAGGCCGGAACTGGGCCTTGGGTACCTGGCCCTTTTCTTCTGGAACCGGCTTAGGCCTTCTTCCGCAACTCCTCCAAAATCTCCCGAAGAAGCCTGACCTCCTCGGGGGGCTCGGGCGGGGCCGCCGCCTCCTCCTTCTTCAGGCGCTTTTGCGCCTCCTGCATGGGCACCACCACCAGGAAGTAGATGGCCGCCGCCACCACCACGAAGTTCACCAGGGCGTTGATGAACTTGCCGAGGGCGATGGGCCCAAGCTTGAGGGCGGAGAAGTCCGGCGCACCCCCTATAGCCCCGATCAAGGGGGTGAGGACGTCCGCCA
It includes:
- the mscL gene encoding large conductance mechanosensitive channel protein MscL, with the protein product MLQGFKNFLMRGNVVDLAVAVVIGGAFGQVVNSLVADVLTPLIGAIGGAPDFSALKLGPIALGKFINALVNFVVVAAAIYFLVVVPMQEAQKRLKKEEAAAPPEPPEEVRLLREILEELRKKA